A portion of the Oxynema aestuarii AP17 genome contains these proteins:
- a CDS encoding DUF2949 domain-containing protein: MAPTTYSKFIEFLQDDLAISASAIAFAERICHDFTLRYREKDPTPLPMVLWQYGLVTIEQLDRIFDWLETA; encoded by the coding sequence ATGGCACCGACAACTTATTCTAAATTTATCGAATTTCTACAAGACGATTTGGCGATTTCTGCGTCGGCGATCGCGTTTGCCGAACGCATCTGTCACGATTTTACCCTGCGCTATCGGGAAAAAGATCCGACGCCCTTGCCGATGGTTCTTTGGCAATACGGCTTAGTCACCATCGAACAACTCGATCGCATTTTTGATTGGCTCGAAACCGCTTGA